One bacterium genomic window, CGGTTTTGGATTTTCAACATCATCAGCACATAGTATAATATCAAAAAAATTTTTAATTCCACTTTCTTTCAATAAAAAATCTAAACAGAAATTTGACCTGTTTGTAGCAACAGCAATTTTTAATTTTTTTTCTTTAAGTTGGCTTAAAATTTCAATACAGCCCCTCATTAATTTAACATTACCCTTCAAAAAATTTAAATAATATTCTCTGTAAAGTTTATGAGCAACTTCAATTTTATCCTTATCAAAAAGATTACATATTAATTTCAAATCTCCTCCACCGACTGCTCTTTTCACTCTTTCATAATCAAATTTTTCACAATTGATTTTTTCACAAATAAAATCTATTGTTTTATAAATTGAATCATATGCGTCTATCAAAGTACCATCAAGGTCAAAAATTGCAATTTTCTTTTTATAACCCATTTTTTCCTCTAAAAAAGTTTTACTATAATATACTAAACCTTTTTTATTTTCAAATGTCTAAAATAAAAAAGGAGGAAAAAAATGAAGAAACTTTTTGTACTACTTCTTTCAATAAATCTTATAATTTCATTTACTCTCAATGCACAGAATAGAAAACCAGATTTATCTAAATCAAAAGAAAAAATTGAAAAATTATTGAAGGAAAATTTCATTTTAAAAGAAAAACTTAAAGAATTTCTTGACACACAGAAAAGAATAAAAGAAATTGAAAGAGAAGAAATAGAAAAAGACCCTGAACTTAAAAATTTACATATACAGATAATGAACTTAAGAATTCAATTGATGCAAAATCTTCAGGAGATACAAAAGGACAATGAAAAATATCAGAGATTGAAAAAAAGAAAGGAAGAAATTTATGAAAAAATGAAAAAAGAAAAGGAAGAAAGAAAAAAAGAAATAGAAGAAAGAAAAAATTGAAACGAAAGGAGGTGAAAAAATATGAAAAGATTTATTATTCCTATGCTTATAAGTGTTTTCTTCATAGGGCTTTTATATAATGGATACTCACAGGAAAGAAGAGAAAAACAGGGTGGAGATCAATTCCAGAGAGAAAGAAGAGAAGGACCTTTGGGAGAAGCATTTGAAATTCAGAGAAAGATTAAAGAAATAGAAATCCAGACAATCCAGAATGACCCTGAATTGAAAAAAATGCAAGAACAGATTAGTTCTCTTCAGAAACAACTGAATGAAAAACTTCAGCAGAAACTTTCAACAAATCAGGAATATCAGGAATTGAAGAAAAAACAGGAAGAGATGAGAAAACAGTGGGAGGAAAGAAGAAGAGAAAGAGAGGGAGAAAAGAAGCAATAATTTATTTTAAAGGGACTACCTTTTAAGTAGAGGTAGTCCCTTTTTATTTTTTTTTATTTTATGCTATTATTTACTTATGACTGGAATTGATTTTATTGTTTTGGTTATTTTTGGAAGCGGTGTCTTAACAGGAATTTTAAGAGGTTTTATTGGTGGAATTATAGATATTGTTGGAATTATAAGTGGAGTTTCTCTTGCTTCAATTGCATATAAAGCACCTGTTAATTTATTCAGGAGATTTAATATTATAGGAACTCCTGTTGATATACTTTTTTTTCATTTATTTTCATTTTTGTTTATCCTTTCGGTAATAGTCGGGATTGAAGTTCTGAGAAAAAAAATCTATGTAAAACATATAGTTGATAGAATTTTCGGATTTTTTACAGGAATAATTGAAGGTATGTTTTTTGCTGGCTTTCTTTTAAATATTATGAGTGCTTCACCAAATGCTGCCAAAGAAATAGACCACTCAAAATTTCCAAAATACATAACAAGATTTATTCCTGGAATTTATTTAAAAAATGACAGAATGGGAATAACTTTACCAAAATTAATTGCTTTGCCAAAAAATTACCAGGATGAGTTTGATAGAGAAAAACTGTCAATTACCTTTCAAAAAGTAAATTTTTATAAAATGAAAGGAACATGTATAAAGTGTGGAGGTGAGGTTGAATTTTCGGGATACTTTTTAAAAGCAGGAACAAGTGTAATACCTAAATTTACATGTAAAATTTGTGGAAGAACATCTGATGGATGTCAGACATTTGAAATCTTTCATTTTCTGTACAATGAATGTCCTGTTGAACTTGCAAGAAAAGGAATGAAATTTGACTGTGGTAATTTTCCAAATAGAGAACTGGTCATGCCAAAAACAGAATGTCCAGTGGATAAAAATCAACTTCAAATCTGGGAATGGCAACCACCTGTAAAATATTAAGAAATTTCTCTAAGATATTCAATTATACTTCTTGCTGCCTTTTTTCCCATGCCCATTGCACTTATTACAGTCGCCGCTCCTGTTGCAATATCTCCACCTGCATAAATACCTTTTATATTTGTTTCACATGTATCAGGATTTACTATTATATTTCCATGTTTACCTGTTTTTAAATAGGGATAGGTCTGTGTAATCAAAGGACTTGGAGATTGTCCTATTGCAACAACAACTGTATCAAAGGATAAAATTTCCTCACTTCCAGCAATAGGGACAGGTTTTCTTCTTCCACTTTCATCTGGCTCTCCTAGTTTATTATGGATTACTTTTATACCATTAACATAACCATTCTCATCTCCTATTATCTCAAGTGGTTGAACAAGGAAAACAAATTTTATACCCTCTTCCACTGCATTTTCATACTCTTCCTTTCTTGCAGGCATTTCCTTTTCTGTCCTTCTGTATAAAACAACCACTTCCTTTGCACCAAGCCTTAAAGCACTTCTTGCTGAATCCATTGCTACATTTCCTCCGCCAATAACTGCAACTTTTTCACCAATTGAAACAGGTGTATCATATTCAGGAAACAAATATCCTTTCATTAAATTTACTCTTGTTAAAAATTCATTTGCAGAATAAACTCTCAACAGGTTTTCTCCTGGAATTCCAAGAAAATTAGGTAACCCCGCACCTGTCCCAATAAAAATTGCTTTATATCCCATTTCAAACAATTCATCTATTGTAAGTGTCTTTCCAATTATTACATTTGTCTTTATTTCCACTCCCATTGTCAAAAGTTGATTAATTTCTTTCTCAACAATTTTTTTTGGAAGACGAAATTCCGGAATTCCGTAGATTAAAACTCCTCCTGGCTTATGTAATCCCTCAAAAATAGTAACCTTAATTCCACACCTTGCAAGTTCAGAAGCACATGTTAATCCCGCTGGTCCAGAACCAACAACAGCAACTTTTTTATCAATCAATTTTGTATCAGATATTATCTGACATTTCAAAGAAACTTTTGAATTGTCAGCAGCAAATCTTTCAAGTTTACCGATGGCAACTGGCTCAAATTTTTTACCAAGAGTGCAGAGTTGTTCGCATTGTGTCTCCTGAGGGCATACTCTTCCACAAATTGCAGGTAATAGATTTTTTTCATAAATAATCTCAAGTGCTTTCTGAAAATCCCCTTCTTTAATTTCTTTTATAAATCTTGGAATATCTATTTCAACAGGACACCCTTTAATACACGGTGCTTTTTTACACTGTAAACATCTACTTGCTTCTTCAACTGCCTGTTTTTCATCAAAACCAAAAGCAACTTCATTAAAATTTCTAATTCTTTCCTCAACCGGTTGTTTTTTATCCTTCATTCTCTCTTTCATTTTATCTCAACTCCTTTTTTACTTATAATTATATGTTTTTTCCAGTTTTTATCATCCATTGAAGGATAATCCCTTCTATAATGAGTTCCTCTTGATTCTTTTCTAATAAGTGCTGACTCTGTCATTAAACTTGCAACAATCAACATATTTAAACTTTCAAATCCACTTCTATCATAAAATTCCTTCAAAAAAGCGTATTTCTGCCACTCTTTTAAATTCCCCAGTGCATATTTCAGTGATTCCTCATCCCTTTCTATTCCTACATTTCTCCACATCAAACTCCTTATAGACCTTTTTAAATCCTCCTTATCTATTAAAACATCTGCTTTTTTCGGAAAATTATATTTTAAATCTGCACTGAACAATTTAAAATTTTCTTCTTTTAATTTAATTGCAACCCTCTTACCAAAAACAATACATTCTAAGAGTGAATTGCTTGCAAGACGATTTGCTCCATGAACACCTGTAAAAGCACATTCTCCACAGGCAAAAAGATTTGAAATATTTGTTCTTCCCCATAAATCTGTTTTTATTCCACCTATGAAAAAATGAGCAGAGGGTCTTACAGGAATTAAATCTTTACTTGGTTCAATTCCATATGTTTTACAGAAATTATAAATCTGTGGAAATCTGCTTCTAATATATTCTTTTTTTAAATGAGTTAAATCAAGATATACACAGTTTGAATTTGTTTTTTTCATCTGGTCAATAATCGCTCTTGAAACAACATCTCTTGGAGCAAGTTCACCTGAAGGGTGATAATCAAACATAAATCTTTCTCTAAAAATATTCCTTAAAATACCGCCTTCTCCTCTGACACTTTCTGAAATTAAAAATCTTGGTGCTCCTGCCATATAAAAGGTTGTTGGATGAAACTGGTAAAATTCAAGGTCTGTAAGTTCAACATTTCTTCTATATGCAACTGCAATACCATCACCTGTTATGTAAAGAGGATTTGTTGTTTCCTGAAAAATCATTCCTGCTCCACCTGTTGACAGGACATATGCCTTTGCCTGAATTAAAGTAATTTTATTCCTGTTTTCATCAAGGACAATAGCACCTGTAATTTTATCTTCAACTGAAATTAAATCAATGAGAAAGGAATTTGATAAAATTTTAATATTGGG contains:
- the nadB gene encoding L-aspartate oxidase codes for the protein MIPEYLISFNTKGLEKIEVDFLVIGGGLSGLFVAYELRNFNTLILFKNGMTESCSYNAQGGIAVAINESDSPQFHKEDTLKTGYYLNDEKAVDILVNEGIERIKEIIELGFEFDKEDGKFHFTKEGGHSRNRILHSNGDATGKSITVFFSNLIKKFPNIKILSNSFLIDLISVEDKITGAIVLDENRNKITLIQAKAYVLSTGGAGMIFQETTNPLYITGDGIAVAYRRNVELTDLEFYQFHPTTFYMAGAPRFLISESVRGEGGILRNIFRERFMFDYHPSGELAPRDVVSRAIIDQMKKTNSNCVYLDLTHLKKEYIRSRFPQIYNFCKTYGIEPSKDLIPVRPSAHFFIGGIKTDLWGRTNISNLFACGECAFTGVHGANRLASNSLLECIVFGKRVAIKLKEENFKLFSADLKYNFPKKADVLIDKEDLKRSIRSLMWRNVGIERDEESLKYALGNLKEWQKYAFLKEFYDRSGFESLNMLIVASLMTESALIRKESRGTHYRRDYPSMDDKNWKKHIIISKKGVEIK
- a CDS encoding HAD family hydrolase yields the protein MGYKKKIAIFDLDGTLIDAYDSIYKTIDFICEKINCEKFDYERVKRAVGGGDLKLICNLFDKDKIEVAHKLYREYYLNFLKGNVKLMRGCIEILSQLKEKKLKIAVATNRSNFCLDFLLKESGIKNFFDIILCADDVENPKPHPEIILKILEKTGFKKEETFYVGDMDIDYETGKNAGVDTFIVLTGSCRKEDFLEYKNPLIFEDLIQLKKFLIENILI
- a CDS encoding CvpA family protein, which codes for MTGIDFIVLVIFGSGVLTGILRGFIGGIIDIVGIISGVSLASIAYKAPVNLFRRFNIIGTPVDILFFHLFSFLFILSVIVGIEVLRKKIYVKHIVDRIFGFFTGIIEGMFFAGFLLNIMSASPNAAKEIDHSKFPKYITRFIPGIYLKNDRMGITLPKLIALPKNYQDEFDREKLSITFQKVNFYKMKGTCIKCGGEVEFSGYFLKAGTSVIPKFTCKICGRTSDGCQTFEIFHFLYNECPVELARKGMKFDCGNFPNRELVMPKTECPVDKNQLQIWEWQPPVKY
- the gltA gene encoding NADPH-dependent glutamate synthase — translated: MKERMKDKKQPVEERIRNFNEVAFGFDEKQAVEEASRCLQCKKAPCIKGCPVEIDIPRFIKEIKEGDFQKALEIIYEKNLLPAICGRVCPQETQCEQLCTLGKKFEPVAIGKLERFAADNSKVSLKCQIISDTKLIDKKVAVVGSGPAGLTCASELARCGIKVTIFEGLHKPGGVLIYGIPEFRLPKKIVEKEINQLLTMGVEIKTNVIIGKTLTIDELFEMGYKAIFIGTGAGLPNFLGIPGENLLRVYSANEFLTRVNLMKGYLFPEYDTPVSIGEKVAVIGGGNVAMDSARSALRLGAKEVVVLYRRTEKEMPARKEEYENAVEEGIKFVFLVQPLEIIGDENGYVNGIKVIHNKLGEPDESGRRKPVPIAGSEEILSFDTVVVAIGQSPSPLITQTYPYLKTGKHGNIIVNPDTCETNIKGIYAGGDIATGAATVISAMGMGKKAARSIIEYLREIS